Within Gemmatimonadota bacterium, the genomic segment CCTGCAATATTCAACCTGGCAGAACCGTATTCTCGCACCTCACCAGCAACAACCTCGCCTCCCAAATGCATGCACAACAACTGATGCCCATAACACAGCCCGAGCACGGGCAAATTGGTACCGAGCAATCCGGGATTAAACGCAGGCGGATCGGGATCATATACACTGGATGGACCACCCGAAAAAATCATGCCCGACGCACCCTGCAATGCCGCAGGATCAACATCCGGCGGGAAAATCTCGGAATAAACCCGCAACCTGCGAATCCGATTGGCAATCAAATGGGCATATTGCCCGCCAAAATCAATCACGGCAATGCCGTCGCGCATAAAAACTCCCTTTATACTTCATACTTCACACTTCAATAACCGGCAGCCCCGCACCCCACGTTTCCCAGGCAGATACCACCGTATCATCTACAGATTTGAATGGTGCAGGACAATCGAGCGTATAATGCAAACCCCGGCTTTCGCGGCGAGACAATGCGCAGCGCACAGTCAGCGCGGCAACAGTCGTCATATTGCGCAACTCCAGCAATGCCTCGGTAACTTGTGTGCGCTTATAAAATTCTTCGACCTCCTGCACAATCACGCCAATGCGACGGGCTGCGCGCTTCAATCGAAAATCCGACCGCACAATCCCCACATAATCCCACATCAAACGCTGTACTTCTTGCCGGTCGTGTGATAGCAACACCCATTCTTCTGTATTAAACACATCATCGTCTTGCCAGGCCGGCACATCGGGAAAATCGAGCCGCGCATCTATGTGCTGTCGGATATCGGAAAACGCGCGGTCGGAAAAAACCAGAGCTTCTAACAGCGAATTGCTCGCCAGGCGATTCGCACCGTGTAACCCCGTACAAGCGACCTCACCCGAAGCGTAAAGCCTTTCGATATCCGTGCGCCCCTGCGTATCTGTGAACACCCCACCACACATATAATGCGCCGCGGGCACAACCGGAATGGGCTCCTGCGTTATATCAATGCCAAATTTCAAACACCGTTCATAAATCGTGGGAAAACGCGCCTGAAGCTCTGCGTTCGGACAATGCGTAATATCGAGAAACACACAGGGATCACCGCTCTTTTTTAACTCGCTATCAATCGCCCGCGCAACCACATCTCGAGGTGCAAGCGGCCCCATCTCGTGATAATCAGCCATAAACGACCGCCCCGCCCGATCCACCAGAATCCCGCCATGCCCGCGCACCGCTTCAGAAATCAAAAATGAATCGGCATCCCGATGGTAAAGCGTCGTGGGATGAAACTGCATAAACTCCAAATTGCCCACACTTGCACCCGCGCGATACGCCATGGCAATACCATCACCCGTTGCAATCGCCGGATTGGTCGAATGCAAATAAATCTGACCACACCCGCCGCTACACAACAGCGTAAATTTTGCTAAAAAAGTCTTCACCTCTCCATGCACGGCATCCAGTGCGTAAACACCCCAACACTGAATCTTCCCCGGCGTTGAAATTTTCGAACCATACACATGGTGTTCCGTGATCAAATCAATCGCCATGTGATGCTCGTACAACGCGATATTGGGATGGGCTATCGCCGCTTCAGACAACGCCCGCTCAATCTCTCGCCCGGTCAGATCGGCGGCATACACAATGCGATTCTTTGAATGTCCGCCCTCGCGCCCAAGCGCGAGATTTTGAGTTGTACGCTGTTCACTCGCCTTCACACCCTCCTCGCTTCCTCGCGTAAACTCTGCCCCCCATGCAATGAGCGCCTTAACCATATCGGGACCTGCCCGCACCACCATATCCACCACATCTTCGCGGCACAAACCCGCGCCAGCCTGAATCGTATCCTCCCTATGAAGCTCAAACGAATCGTCTGGGTGCAAAACAGAAGCAATACCGCCCTGTGCGTAATTGGTATTGGATTCTTGAAACTCTTTTTTAGTAATCAGAGTAACAGACCCCGTCTCTGCCGCTTTAAGCGCAAACGAGAGGCCAGCAATACCACTGCCAATGACCAGATAATCAGATTTAGAAACCTCAGACATGGCGTTGTACCCTACAGGTCAAAAAATATCGAGCCGCGTATTGACGATTCGATACGCGGCAAACACAAATAGCGGTCAGTTTTTACTCACTTCACAATTTCACGCAAAAAATCTTCCGCTGAATATTCATTGCAGCCCACAGCTTCCATCACCAGATCCAATATCTCACGACGAGTTCGGCGCCCATAGAGCAAATCTTCCTGTACTTCTCGCGCTTTTCGACTACTCAACCGATCCGCGATCTCCTTAGGCGTCAACCACGCGCTTCCCGTCTCTGCCATTGTTATACCTCGTGCTAATGATCTAACCTTTCAAAAAATTGAACGGAAAAGATACGGAAAAAAAACATAAAGTCAATTGATAGCGCATATAGCCGATATACAATACACACTTGAAAATTTTAAAACAATTGGGTAATTTTGCGTAGCGAAGATATCCATAATGACCAGAAGAAAGGAGATATGACCGTGAATTCTCAACGCCTATTAATTGCAGTCGCTCTCGTCTTTGGAATCGCATTCTCCGTTCAGGCGCAGGAAAAACAACCTGCGGATTCGACAAAGGTCGCCAAACGAGACTCCGCAAAAACTCAAAAAAAGGGAACGCCCAAAAAAGACACACCAAAGAAAACCATAGCCGACCTCACCAAATCCAGCCGCAAGTACCCCGGTCTCTTCACCGTTTATGAAGATACGACCACAGGCGCGTTGCAATTGCAAATCCGCGAATCGCAAATCGGCAAAGAATACATCTACTTCACCCACACTGTCAACGCCCCCGTATCAGCGGGAACATACAGGGGCAATTATCGCGGTAGCCGCGTGCTTTCCATTCAAAAGCACTTTGACAAAATCGAAATCATCTCTGAAAACACCGCGTATTATTTCGATCCCAAAAACGCCCTGAGCCGCGCAGCCAAAGCCAACATCAGCCCTTCTATTCTCGTATCGGAAAAAATTGCAGCACGCAATGACTCCACGGGCAATATCCTCATCAAAGCCGACGGTATTTTCCTCACAGAAGCACTCCATCGCGTCAACCGAACGCAGAACCGCAACAATTTCTCCCTGGGCAGACTCAGCAAAACCAAAACCAAATGTCTATCCATCAAAAATTATCCCAAAAACACGGATTTCATCATCGCCTACACCTATGAGAATCCCAATCCCAAAGGCGGTGGCGACGGCATAACCGATGCCCGCAATGTGACGATTGCCCTGCAACACACCCTGATCGAAATGCCCAAAAATGATTATCAACCGCGATTTGACGACCCGCGCGTCGGCTACTTCAGCACACAAGTGACTGATCTAACCTCCAAAAGCGCGACACCTTATCGCGATTTAATTCACCGCTGGCATCTGAAAAAAAGGGATCCCAAAGCCAAACGCTCTGCACCAGTCGTGCCAATCACCTATTGGATCGAAAACACCACCCCGCACGAATTGCGTCCAACCATCAAAAAAGCAGCTCTCGCCTGGAATATCGCCTTTGAAGCCGCTGGCTTCAAAAACGCCGTACATGTCAAAGAACAGCCCGATGATGCCGATTGGGAAGCCGGCGATATCCGATACAATGTCCTGCGCTGGACCTCGTCGCCCAATCCGCCATTTGGCGGATATGGGCCGAGCTTTGTCAACCCGCGAACCGGGCAAATATTGGGTGCCGACATCATGCTCGAATTTGCATTTCTCACGAGCAGCCTGCGCTATGACAAGCTCTTTGACAATGCGACACGCAATGCCGATTCGGACATGCCTCAATACTGTTCCCTGGGCCACGAGTTACACGCATCCAACCTCTTTGGCACACAGGCCCTGCGCGTTTCTGGCGCGTCCAAAATTGAAGTTGACGCACTGCTCAAAGAAAGCATCTACTTTCTCATCCTCCACGAAATCGGCCACACGCTCGGTCTCAACCACAACATGAAATCCAGTCAACTTCACACCCCAGCACAACTGCACGACAAAAGCCGAACCGGCAAAATGGGCCTCACGGGTTCGGTAATGGACTATCCAGGTGTCAACCTCGCATTGCCCGGGCAAAAACAGGGGCATTACTACACCACACGTCCTGGTCCCTACGATATTTGGGCTATTGAATTTGGATATTCTCCCGGGTGGGACAATATCAAAGACGAACAAAAACGCCTCGAAAAAATTCTCGCACGCTCCACAGAACCCGAACTCATGTTTGGC encodes:
- the nadB gene encoding L-aspartate oxidase translates to MSEVSKSDYLVIGSGIAGLSFALKAAETGSVTLITKKEFQESNTNYAQGGIASVLHPDDSFELHREDTIQAGAGLCREDVVDMVVRAGPDMVKALIAWGAEFTRGSEEGVKASEQRTTQNLALGREGGHSKNRIVYAADLTGREIERALSEAAIAHPNIALYEHHMAIDLITEHHVYGSKISTPGKIQCWGVYALDAVHGEVKTFLAKFTLLCSGGCGQIYLHSTNPAIATGDGIAMAYRAGASVGNLEFMQFHPTTLYHRDADSFLISEAVRGHGGILVDRAGRSFMADYHEMGPLAPRDVVARAIDSELKKSGDPCVFLDITHCPNAELQARFPTIYERCLKFGIDITQEPIPVVPAAHYMCGGVFTDTQGRTDIERLYASGEVACTGLHGANRLASNSLLEALVFSDRAFSDIRQHIDARLDFPDVPAWQDDDVFNTEEWVLLSHDRQEVQRLMWDYVGIVRSDFRLKRAARRIGVIVQEVEEFYKRTQVTEALLELRNMTTVAALTVRCALSRRESRGLHYTLDCPAPFKSVDDTVVSAWETWGAGLPVIEV
- a CDS encoding DUF5117 domain-containing protein: MTVNSQRLLIAVALVFGIAFSVQAQEKQPADSTKVAKRDSAKTQKKGTPKKDTPKKTIADLTKSSRKYPGLFTVYEDTTTGALQLQIRESQIGKEYIYFTHTVNAPVSAGTYRGNYRGSRVLSIQKHFDKIEIISENTAYYFDPKNALSRAAKANISPSILVSEKIAARNDSTGNILIKADGIFLTEALHRVNRTQNRNNFSLGRLSKTKTKCLSIKNYPKNTDFIIAYTYENPNPKGGGDGITDARNVTIALQHTLIEMPKNDYQPRFDDPRVGYFSTQVTDLTSKSATPYRDLIHRWHLKKRDPKAKRSAPVVPITYWIENTTPHELRPTIKKAALAWNIAFEAAGFKNAVHVKEQPDDADWEAGDIRYNVLRWTSSPNPPFGGYGPSFVNPRTGQILGADIMLEFAFLTSSLRYDKLFDNATRNADSDMPQYCSLGHELHASNLFGTQALRVSGASKIEVDALLKESIYFLILHEIGHTLGLNHNMKSSQLHTPAQLHDKSRTGKMGLTGSVMDYPGVNLALPGQKQGHYYTTRPGPYDIWAIEFGYSPGWDNIKDEQKRLEKILARSTEPELMFGNDADDMRSSNRGIDPRVMIYDLSSDAIVHATGRIELVNDVKNKILAKYNTPGNTYHELKTAYLILTAQHRNAAIVLSRYIGGIYVDRAVIGQTGATRPFTPVALADQKRAMDAIAKYVLSPNAFDMPPRLYNHLQEQRRGFGFSRAPEDPKIHDRVIGIQQRVFSHLLHSTVQARLLDTALYGNEYALSDMMTDLTDAVFEADAEGTVNSFRQNLQAEYVNRLIDIIDPESKRIYASRAIALHNLKAIQSMLKNKKTTDASTEAHTGYILHLIEQALDKR